A section of the Diabrotica virgifera virgifera chromosome 8, PGI_DIABVI_V3a genome encodes:
- the LOC114336402 gene encoding succinate dehydrogenase assembly factor 4, mitochondrial codes for MSILMYMLRTMRNSAFSPLHSTWKDSVMNLSSGKDPVSKNPISPRVEEFRKKLQQKTPIGKLDEQMGKHPYEEEQPLPPWPNNTNPHTGEVGGPRGPEPTRYGDWERKGRVSDF; via the exons aTGAGTATTTTAATGTATATGCTTCGTACAATGCGAAATTCTGCATTTTCACCTTTACATTCAACATGGAAAg ATTCTGTCATGAACCTCTCATCCGGCAAAGATCCAGTTTCGAAGAACCCGATTTCTCCAAGAGTGGAAGAATTTAGAAAGAAATTGCAACAGAAAACACCTATTGGAAAGTTGGATGAACAAATGGGGAAACATCCATATGAAGAAGAGCAGCCCTTGCCTCCTTGGCCAAATAATACTAATCCACATACAGGGGAAGTAGGGGGCCCCAGAGGTCCTGAGCCTACGCGGTATGGAGATTGGGAGAGAAAAGGAAGAGTATCCGATTTTTAA